A window of Rhododendron vialii isolate Sample 1 chromosome 13a, ASM3025357v1 contains these coding sequences:
- the LOC131313940 gene encoding uncharacterized protein LOC131313940 produces MKPVKDQPSHIPAWVRLHDLPLELWNQECLSRVASTIGKPLHVDQATAKTSRQPGLLQTKSTSAGVCIEISAEHDLPEDVKITIEGKSVVVPNEYQVLPLMCKQCQVFGHSTTQCSKKSASTSSDLNPKMSNGKQGNDLTFSTPYNTSSISPTSTKHITNIPQAVVADAEDELVKVLECIVSSSQETLIVSAISHIPSTSNLTTDIPVELLEDSEEAEEESNNKVANSLSQQPSSPAAPLSRSAAKKAAKIAAKLKDKEPPDIKLLIGGSTKAGQFGRQKSTKSSSHRSGNHYTFVATFIYEANCYLDRQQLWIDLQQHYVITPWVVLGDFNAIRNPKEKLGDAHISTKIDRVLVNESWIKDFCWSNAHFLNPGVSDHSPAQVWRKVIIGNPMYCVYEKLKNLQENLKKLNTNEFSDLSSRVASYKQQLEAIQRVLGSNPSDTAKQTIERDLCKQNRNRISSLVLEDGSVTQDIELVKHTFINYDSKLLGSKHLNGYSGSSRSLNPQKAPGPDGYNVAFFHKAWPVIGHEVTSAVKLFFRSGQLLKKANATLVALVPKVPNPSKVGDFRPISCCNVGRRIADNIFLTQELMRGYHKHSSSPRCAMKVDIMKAYDNVRWDFLWDVLTSMNFQPKMIQWLKAYFSTANYSLCFNGEAIGYIPGQKGLRQGDPLSSYLFVTVIEVLTCILKEKSLLPDFKFHWECGSTKLVNLCFADYLMIFCKGEVNSINHIKQALTEFETLSGLSPSPSKSNIFFSGVNTTTKFSILNILGF; encoded by the exons ATGAAACCAGTTAAAGACCAACCTTCCCATATTCCAGCATGGGTACGATTGCATGATTTACCTCTAGAGTTATGGAACCAGGAATGTTTGAGCAGGGTGGCTAGTACCATTGGTAAACCACTACATGTGGACCAAGCCACAGCTAAGACATCAAGACAACCAGGCCTCCTCCAAACAAAGTCAACCAGTGCTGGAGTTTGCATTGAAATTAGTGCTGAGCATGATCTTCCTGAGGATGTGAAAATTACTATAGAGGGTAAGTCAGTTGTGGTGCCTAATGAGTATCAGGTGCTACCTCTAATGTGCAAGCAATGCCAAGTATTTGGCCACTCTACTACCCAGTGCTCTAAGAAATCAGCCTCAACTTCCAGTGATCTCAATCCCAAAATGAGTAATGGAAAACAGGGGAATGACCTCACTTTTAGTACTCCTTATAATACATCAAGTATCTCACCTACATCAACCAAGcatattaccaatattcctcaAGCAGTGGTTGCAGATGCAGAGGATGAATTGGTAAAGGTTCTTGAATGTATTGTAAGCAGCTCACAAGAAACCTTGATAGTGTCTGCAATTTCTCACATTCCTTCCACTAGCAACCTTACCACTGATATACCTGTTGAGCTACTGGAAGACAGTGAGGAAGCT GAGGAAGAGAGCAACAATAAGGTAGCAAATTCCCTCAGTCAGCAACCTTCCAGTCCTGCTGCTCCACTGTCCAGATCAGCAGCTAAGAAAGCTGCCAAAATAGCTGCAAAACTTAAGGATAAAGAGCCTCCTGATATCAAACTGTTGATAGGAGGTTCCACCAAAGCTGGACAGTTTGGAAGACAGAAGAGCACTAAGAGCTCTTCCCACAGATCAGGGAA CCACTACACTTTTGTAGCCACATTTATCTATGAGGCTAATTGTTACTTAGATAGGCAGCAACTGTGGATAGATTTGCAGCAGCATTATGTTATCACCCCTTGGGTGGTATTAGGGGACTTCAATGCCATAAGGAATCCCAAGGAAAAA CTCGGAGATGCCCACATTAGCACCAAGATTGATAGGGTCCTGGTCAATGAAAGTTGGATCAAAGACTTCTGTTGGTCTAATGCTCATTTTCTCAACCCTGGAGTGTCTGATCACTCCCCTGCT CAAGTTTGGAGAAAAGTTATTATTGGAAATCCAATGTACTGTGTCTATGAGAAACTTAAGAACCTGCAGGAGAACCTTAAAAAGCTAAATACAAATGAATTCAGTGATCTGTCATCAAGGGTGGCTTCCTATAAACAACAATTGGAAGCCATCCAAAGAGTGTTGGGATCCAATCCCAGTGACACTGCTAAGCAGACCATTGAAAGGGATCTGTGCAAGCA GAATAGGAACAGAATTTCTAGTTTGGTTTTGGAGGATGGATCTGTTACCCAGGACATTGAGTTAGTAAAGCACACATTCATCAACTATGACTCAAAATTGTTAGGGAGCAAACATTTGAATGGTTATTCTGGATCCTCCAGA TCTCTTAATCCTCAAAAAGCACCTGGTCCAGATGGTTACAATGTAGCCTTTTTCCATAAAGCTTGGCCTGTGATCGGCCATGAGGTGACCTCAGCTGTTAAACTTTTCTTTAGATCTGGTCAACTTTTGAAGAAGGCTAATGCTACCTTAGTTGCTTTGGTACCTAAAGTCCCCAACCCCTCCAAGGTGGGGGATTTCAGACCCATCTCTTGTTGCAATGTG GGTAGGAGAATAGCCGATAACATATTCCTTACTCAAGAATTAATGAGGGGTTACCACAAACACTCTTCATCTCCTAGATGTGCCATGAAGGTGGATATCATGAAAGCTTACGACAATGTCAGGTGGGATTTCCTCTGGGATGTCTTAACTTCCATGAACTTTCAACCTAAGATGATCCAATGGTTGAAAGCCTATTTCTCCACAGCCAATTACTCCTTGTGCTTCAATGGAGAAGCAATAGGGTATATTCCTGGGCAAAAAGGTTTAAGACAAGGTGATCCTTTGTCCTCTTACCTATTTGTGACAGTCATTGAGGTCTTGACTTGCATTCTTAAGGAGAAGTCTCTTCTCCCTGATTTTAAATTCCATTGGGAGTGTGGATCCACTAAACTTGTCAATCTATGCTTTGCAGATTATCTCATGATTTTCTGCAAAGGTGAGGTGAACTCCATCAATCACATTAAACAAGCCTTGACTGAGTTTGAGACCTTGTCTGGTCTCTCCCCTAGTCCTTCCAAGAGTAACATTTTCTTCTCTGGTGTTAACACTACCACCAAATTCTCCATTTTAAATATCTTGGGGTTTTAG